A single region of the Lotus japonicus ecotype B-129 chromosome 4, LjGifu_v1.2 genome encodes:
- the LOC130710164 gene encoding dnaJ homolog subfamily C GRV2 isoform X2 encodes MKCLQAVTVRPLSSVSALVRFAEEPQMFAVEFSDGCPIHVYASTSRDSLLAAVRDVLQTEGQCAIPILPRLTMPGHRIDPPCGRVYLQYGQQKPVADVESASVHLKHLAAAAKDAVAEGGSIPGSRAKLWRRIREFNACIPYSGVLPNIEVPEVTLMALITMLPAAPNLPPESPPLPPPSPKAAATIMGFISCLRRLLASRSAASHVMSFPAAVGRIMGLLRNGSEGVASEAAGLVAVLIGGGPGDANVADSKGEWHATIMHTKSVLFANPSYIIILVNRIKPISVSPLLSMAVVEVLEAMICDPHGETTQYTVFVELLRQVAGLKRRLFALFGHPAESVRETVAVIMRSIAEEDAIAAESMRDASLRDGALLRHLLHALFLPAGERREVSRQLVALWADSYQPALELLSRILPPGLVAYLHTRFDGVLAEDTNQEESSTKKRKRRLLQQRKGRLGKGLTSQDQPFSSAHNFGDSDFGRQTVGPLVGSDNYHKNVLDPSSGQASIVQSSIPHINENLTNGSPTGEAQNGYSTVVASAIVASDNSNETQGSDFSNSVDPDSNVVGLQNADIPAPAQVVVENTPVGSGRLLMNWPEFWRAFDLDHNRADLIWNERTRQELRESLQAEVHKLDVEKERTEDIVPGGVTLEMITGVESVPQISWNYSEFCVRYPSLSKEVCVGQYYLRLLLESGSGGRAQDFPLRDPVAFFRALYHRFLCDADTGLTVDGAVPDELGASDDWCDMGRLDGFGGGGGSSVRELCARAMAIVYEQHYKTIGPFEGTAHTTVLLDRTDDRALRNRLLLLLKALMKVLSNVEACVLVGGCVLAVDLLTVVHETSERTSIPLQSNLLAATAFMEPLKEWMYIDKDGAQLGPVEKDAIRRLWSKKEIDWTTRCWASGMLDWKKLRDIRELRWALALRVPVLTPPQVGDTALSILHSMVSAHSDLDDAGEIVTPTPRVKRILSSPRCLPHIAQAILSGEPSIVEAAAALLKAIVTRNPKAMIRLYSTGAFYFALAYPGSNLLSIGQLFAVTHVHQAFHGGEEAAVSSSLPLAKRSVLGGLLPESLLYVLDRSGPAAFAAAMVSDSDTPEIIWTHKMRAENLIRQVLQHLGDFPQKLSQHCHALYDYAPMPPVTYPELRDEMWCHRYYLRNLCDEIRFPNWPIVEHVEFLQSLLVMWREELTRKPMDLSEEEACKILEISLEDVSSDDVNKRTSSETADEASSLSKRIENIDEEKLKRQYRKLAMKYHPDKNPEGRERFLAIQKAYERLQATMQGLQGPQPWRLLLLLKGQCILYRRYGDILEPFKYAGYPMLLSAVTVDKDDNNFLSLDRAPLLVAASELVWLTCASSSLNGEELVRDGGVQLLATLLSRCMYVVQPTTPGNEPSAVIVTNIMRTFAVLSQFEAARAEILEFSGLIEDIVHCTEFELVPAAVDAALQTIANVSVSSELQDALLKAGVLWYLLPLLLQYDSTAEESDAKESHGVGASVQIAKNMHAIRACQALSRLCGLCGDGSTIPYNQAAANALRVLLTPKLSSMLKDQMPKDLLSKLNANLESPEIIWNSSTRAELLKFVDQQRAAQGPDGSYDIKESHDFVYKALSRELFIGNVYLRVYNDQPDFEISEPEAFCVSLIDFISYLLHNQCVEDVDHKVEETSNFIQTSEHLSEAVDGPVNEQQVLDNSSIMSDEKSTGKEELEMIKYLRSALISLQNLLTNSPNLASIFSNKDKLLPLFECFSVPEASNSNIPQLCLAVLSLLTAHAPCLQAMVADGSSLLLLLQMLHSVPSCREGSLHVLYALASTPELAWAAAKHGGVVYILQLLLPLKEEIPLQQRAMAASLLGKLVSQPMHGPRVAITLARFLPDGLVSIIRDGPGEAVVVALEQTTETPELVWTPAMAASLSAQISTMASELYREQMKGRVVDWDVPEQASGQQEMRDEPQVGGIYVRLFLKDPKFPLRNPKRFLEGLLDQYLSSIAASHYEAQAVDPELPLLLSAALVLLLRVHPALADHVGYLGYVPKLVSAVAFEGRRETMSSAEVNDGKHADKTYGPDNESAENTQTPQERVRLSCLRVLHQLAGSTTCAEAMAATSVGTPQVVPVLMKAIGWQGGSILALETLKRLVVAGNRARDALVAQGLKVGLVEVLLGLLDWRAGGRNGFCSQMKWNESEASIGRVLAIEVLHAFATEGAHCTKVRELLNNSDVWSAYKDQRHDLFLPSNAQSAAAGIAGLIENSSSSRLTYALTAPPPQPSNSKSPPSTSDINGKQDQFL; translated from the exons ATGAA ATGTTTGCAGGCTGTTACTGTTCGTCCTTTATCTTCTGTGAGTGCTCTTGTCCGGTTTGCCGAAGAGCCCCAGATGTTTGCAGTTGAATTTAGTGATGGATGTCCCATCCAT GTTTATGCAAGCACGTCTCGTGATAGCTTACTTGCAGCAGTTCGTGATGTTTTGCAAACTGAA GGTCAATGTGCCATACCTATATTGCCAAGACTGACGATGCCTGGACACCGTATTGATCCTCCCTGTGGGAGAGTTTATTTGCAATATGGTCAACAAAAACCTGTTGCTGATGTAGAAAGTGCATCTGTGCATCTGAAACATTTAGCAGCTGCTGCCAAAGATGCTGTGGCTGAAGGCGGTTCAATTCCTGGATCTAGGGCTAAACTATGGCGTAGAATAAGGGAGTTCAATGCCTGTATACCATATAGTGGTGTGCTTCCAAACATTGAAGTGCCTGAGGTTACTTTGATGGCCTTGATCACTATGCTTCCTGCAGCACCAAATCTTCCTCCAGAGTCTCCTCCATTACCACCCCCTTCCCCAAAAGCTGCAGCAACTATTATGGGTTTTATTTCATGTTTACGTAGACTACTTGCTTCAAGAAGTGCTGCTTCCCACGTGATGTCATTTCCTGCAGCAGTGGGAAGGATAATGGGTTTACTCAGAAATGGTTCAGAAGGTGTAGCCTCTGAGGCTGCAGGGCTTGTTGCTGTACTCATTGGTGGTGGGCCTGGTGATGCAAATGTAGCAGATTCCAAAGGAGAGTGGCATGCTACCATTATGCATACAAAGTCAGTATTGTTTGCTAATCCTAGTTATATAATTATTCTTGTCAACAGAATAAAGCCCATATCCGTATCACCTTTACTTTCAATGGCTGTTGTTGAAGTGCTTGAGGCTATGATTTGTGATCCACATGGGGAGACTACCCAGTATACTGTTTTTGTTGAGTTGTTACGCCAAGTTGCTGGGTTGAAGCGTCGCTTGTTTGCACTGTTTGGCCACCCTGCTGAAAGTGTTAGAGAAACAGTAGCCGTAATAATGCGATCAATTGCAGAAGAAGATGCTATTGCTGCAGAGTCCATGCGGGATGCTTCTCTGCGCGATGGTGCTTTATTGAGACACTTACTGCACGCACTTTTTCTTCCTGCTGGTGAGCGGCGTGAAGTTAGTCGACAGCTTGTTGCTCTTTGGGCAGACTCCTATCAACCAGCTTTGGAGTTATTGTCTCGAATTCTGCCTCCTGGCCTTGTTGCTTATTTGCATACACGTTTTGATGGAGTTCTTGCTGAAGATACAAATCAAGAAGAGTCATCaaccaagaaaagaaaaaggcgTTTACTTCAGCAAAGGAAAGGTCGCTTAGGGAAAGGATTAACCTCTCAAGATCAACCTTTCTCTTCAGCGCATAACTTTGGTGATTCTGATTTTGGTAGGCAGACGGTAGGTCCTCTTGTGGGCTCAGATAACTATCATAAAAATGTTTTGGACCCCAGTTCTGGACAGGCTTCAATTGTTCAATCTTCAATACCTCATATCAATGAAAATTTGACCAATGGATCTCCTACTGGAGAAGCACAAAATGGGTATTCGACTGTTGTGGCTTCAGCTATTGTGGCATCAGATAACTCAAACGAAACTCAGGGATCTGATTTTTCAAATTCGGTTGATCCTGACAGCAATGTAGTTGGTTTGCAGAATGCAGACATTCCAGCTCCTGCTCAAGTTGTTGTGGAGAACACCCCTGTAGGATCTGGTCGGCTTCTAATGAATTGGCCTGAATTTTGGAGAGCTTTTGATCTTGATCACAATCGTGCAGACTTGATTTGGAATGAGCGTACCAGGCAAGAGTTGAGAGAATCTTTGCAAGCTGAAGTTCATAAACTAGATGTCGAGAAAGAGCGTACTGAAGATATTGTTCCAGGTGGTGTAACCTTGGAAATGATAACAGGGGTTGAGAGTGTACCACAAATATCTTGGAACTACTCTGAATTTTGTGTTCGTTACCCGAGCTTGTCAAAAGAAGTTTGTGTGGGTCAGTATTATCTTCGTCTACTGCTTGAGAGTGGCAGTGGTGGCAGGGCTCAAGACTTCCCATTGCGTGATCCAGTTGCTTTCTTTAGAGCACTGTACCATCGTTTTTTGTGTGATGCAGACACAGGGCTTACTGTAGATGGTGCTGTTCCTGATGAGTTAGGTGCATCTGATGATTGGTGTGACATGGGTAGATTAGATGGTTTTGGCGGAGGTGGTGGGTCATCAGTGAGGGAGCTTTGTGCAAGGGCAATGGCAATTGTATATGAGCAGCATTACAAGACCATAGGCCCCTTTGAAGGTACAGCTCACACTACTGTTCTTTTGGATAGGACAGATGACAGAGCTTTGAGGAATCGACTTCTTTTGCTTCTAAag GCATTAATGAAGGTTTTATCAAATGTAGAGGCTTGTGTTCTAGTTGGAGGTTGTGTATTAGCCGTAGATCTGCTTACAGTGGTCCATGAAACTTCAGAGAGGACATCTATTCCCTTGCAATCAAATTTATTAGCAGCTACTGCTTTTATGGAACCACTTAAGGAGTGGATGTATATTGACAAAGATGGTGCTCAACTTGGGCCAGTGGAAAAAGATGCTATTAGAAGGTTATGGTCCAAAAAGGAAATTGATTGGACAACAAGGTGTTGGGCTTCTGGGATGCTAGATTGGAAGAAGTTGCGTGATATTCGTGAGCTTCGTTGGGCTCTTGCTCTTAGAGTTCCGGTCCTTACCCCACCCCAG GTTGGGGACACTGCTCTGTCCATATTGCATAGCATGGTGTCTGCACATTCAGATTTAGATGATGCTGGAGAGATTGTTACTCCAACTCCTAGAGTAAAACGAATCTTATCAAGTCCACGCTGCCTTCCACATATTGCACAG GCCATTCTTTCTGGGGAACCAAGTATTGTTGAGGCAGCTGCTGCTTTGCTGAAGGCCATTGTCACCCGGAATCCCAAAGCGATGATACGTCTATACAGCACTGGTGCATTTTATTTTGCACTGGCTTATCCGGGGTCTAATCTACTTTCAATTGGGCAATTATTTGCTGTCACCCATGTCCATCAAGCATTTCATGGCGGTGAAGAGGCTGCAGTTTCGTCTTCATTGCCTTTGGCAAAACGCAGTGTTCTTGGTGGACTTCTCCCTGAATCTCTGTTGTATGTATTGGATCGTAGTGGTCCAGCAGCATTTGCTGCAGCAATGGTCTCTGATTCTGACACTCCAGAGATAATATGGACTCACAAAATGAGGGCAGAAAATCTAATTCGCCAG GTTTTGCAGCATCTTGGTGATTTTCCTCAAAAACTGTCGCAACACTGCCATGCTTTATATGACTATGCCCCCATGCCTCCAGTGACATATCCCGAGCTGAGAGATGAAATGTGGTGTCACCGTTATTATCTTAGGAACCTCTGTGATGAGATTCGTTTTCCAAATTGGCCAATTGTTGAACATGTAGAGTTTCTGCAGTCTTTACTTGTAATGTGGCGTGAGGAGTTGACAAGAAAACCCATGGACCtttctgaagaagaagcttGCAAGATCCTTGAAATATCCTTGGAGGATGTATCTAGTGATGATGTAAATAAAAGAACTTCTTCTGAGACTGCCGATGAAGCATCAAGCTTGTCAAAGCGGATTGAGAACATTGATGAAGAAAAATTAAAGCGACAATATCGGAAACTTGCGATGAAATATCATCCTGACAAAAATCCTGAAGGAAGGGAGAGGTTTCTTGCCATACAGAAGGCCTATGAACGCCTGCAG GCTACTATGCAAGGATTGCAAGGTCCTCAGCCTTGGAGATTGCTGCTTTTGTTGAAGGGACAATGTATTTTATACAGAAGATATGGAGACATATTAGAGCCATTCAAATATGCTGGCTACCCCATGTTGCTGAGTGCTGTTACTGTTGATAAGGATGATAACAACTTTCTTTCTTTAGATAGAGCACCTCTCCTTGTTGCTGCATCAGAGCTTGTCTGGTTAAC ATGTGCATCTTCTTCATTGAATGGTGAGGAGCTGGTAAGAGATGGAGGAGTACAACTTCTTGCAACCCTTCTTTCCCGTTGCATGTATGTTGTTCAGCCAACTACTCCTGGGAATGAACCATCTGCCGTTATTGTTACAAACATCATGCGGACATTTGCAGTTCTAAGTCAATTTGAGGCTGCCAGGGCCGAGATACTTGAGTTTTCTGGATTAATTGAGGACATTGTGCACTGCACTGAATTTGAGCTTGTACCTGCAGCTGTTGATGCTGCTCTACAAACTATTGCCAATGTTTCTGTTTCCTCTGAGTTGCAGGATGCTTTATTGAAGGCTGGTGTTTTATG GTACCTTTTGCCACTACTGCTTCAGTATGACTCAACTGCAGAAGAATCTGACGCGAAAGAATCACACGGTGTTGGTGCTAGTGTTCAAATTGCAAAAAACATGCATGCCATTAGAGCTTGCCAGGCTCTGTCAAGGCTCTGTGGTTTGTGTGGTGATGGGAGTACAATACCTTATAATCAAGCAGCTGCTAATGCTCTGAGAGTTTTGCTAACTCCTAAGCTTTCTAGCATGTTGAAAGATCAAATGCCCAAAGATTTACTGTCCAAATTAAATGCTAACCTGGAGTCACCGGAG ATTATCTGGAACTCTTCAACACGGGCAGAGCTGCTGAAATTTGTGGACCAGCAACGCGCAGCTCAAGGTCCTGATGGTTCATATGATATAAAAGAATCACATGACTTTGTCTATAAAGCACTATCAAGAGAATTATTCATTGGCAATGTTTACTTGAGGGTCTACAACGATCAGCCAGATTTTGAAATTAGTGAACCCGAAGCTTTTTGTGTTTCTCTAATCGACTTCATATCTTATCTTTTGCACAATCAATGTGTTGAAGATGTTGATCATAAGGTTGAAGAAACCAGTAATTTCATTCAGACTTCTGAGCATCTAAGCGAGGCTGTTGATGGACCTGTTAATGAACAGCAGGTCCTGGATAATTCCAGCATAATGTCTGATGAAAAATCTACAGGGAAGGAAGAACTAGAGATGATTAAATATCTCCGTTCAGCACTGATCTCCCTTCAG AACCTTCTGACAAATAGTCCAAATTTGGCATCCATATTTTCTAATAAAGACAAGCTACTGCCTCTTTTTGAATGCTTTTCTGTGCCTGAAGCATCAAACAGTAACATTCCTCAACTTTGCCTGGCAGTGCTGTCACTCTTAACTGCGCATGCTCCTTGTTTGCAAGCCATGGTTGCAGATGGATCTAGTCTTCTGCTTTTATTACAAATGCTTCACTCAGTGCCTAGTTGTCGTGAAGGGTCTCTCCATGTTCTCTATGCATTGGCAAGTACACCAGAACTGGCCTGGGCAGCTGCCAAGCACGGTGGTGTTGTTTACATTCTTCAATTGCTCTTGCCTTTGAAGG AAGAAATTCCACTCCAACAAAGAGCTATGGCAGCCTCCTTGCTGGGGAAGCTTGTTAGCCAGCCAATGCATGGACCAAGGGTTGCTATAACACTTGCAAGGTTCCTTCCAGATGGCCTTGTATCAATAATTAGGGATGGACCTGGTGAAGCTGTTGTAGTCGCCCTTGAGCAGACTACAGAGACACCAGAACTTGTATGGACGCCAGCAATGGCAGCTTCCTTATCTGCACAAATTTCCACTATGGCATCCGAGCTGTACCGTGAGCAGATGAAAGGTCGTGTTGTTGATTGGGATGTACCTGAGCAGGCATCTGGACAGCAGGAAATGAGAGATGAGCCACAG GTTGGTGGCATCTATGTTCGGCTGTTCCTGAAGGATCCCAAATTTCCTCTGAGAAACCCCAAAAGATTCTTGGAAGGTCTTCTAGACCAGTATTTGTCATCCATTGCTGCCTCACATTATGAGGCCCAGGCTGTTGACCCTGAGCTTCCTTTGCTTCTGTCAGCTGCGCTTGTTTTATTACTACGCGTGCACCCTGCACTAGCAGATCATGTTGGGTATCTTGGATATGTACCGAAACTAGTTTCTGCTGTTGCATTTGAGGGAAGGCGAGAAACAATGTCATCAGCTGAGGTAAATGACGGGAAGCATGCAGACAAAACATATGGCCCAGATAATGAATCAGCAGAGAACACACAAACTCCTCAAGAGCGTGTGCGCCTGAGTTGTTTGCGCGTCTTGCATCAACTGGCAGGTAGTACCACGTGTGCTGAAGCCATGGCAGCAACCAGTGTTGGAACACCTCAG GTTGTTCCAGTGCTAATGAAAGCTATAGGGTGGCAAGGCGGAAGCATTTTAGCTCTTGAGACCCTAAAACGACTTGTGGTTGCTGGAAACCGAGCTAGGGATGCTCTTGTTGCTCAAGGACTTAA AGTTGGTCTTGTTGAAGTACTTCTTGGTCTTCTTGATTGGAGAGCCGGGGGCAGGAATGGATTTTGTTCCCAGATGAAGTGGAATGAATCTGAAGCATCAATTGGCAGGGTGCTGGCAATTGAG GTCTTGCATGCCTTTGCCACTGAAGGGGCCCATTGTACTAAAGTGCGGGAACTATTGAATAATTCTGAT GTTTGGAGTGCGTACAAAGACCAGAGGCATGATCTGTTCCTTCCTTCAAATGCTCAATCTGCAGCTGCTGGAATCGCCGGTCTAATTGAGAATTCATCGTCATCGAGACTCACTTACGCCCTCACAGCTCCTCCACCTCAACCGTCTAATTCTAAATCTCCTCCATCCACGTCTGATATAAACGGAAAGCAAGATCAGTTTCTATAG